The window TGAAGGATTTCACGCCGGTCTCGCAGGTCAGCACGGGCGCGTTGCTGCTCGTCGCCACGCCCACCTTCGCGCCCAACAACCTGCAGGAACTCATCGCGTACGCCAAGGCGCGACCGGGCAAGGTGGACTTCGCTTCCGGAGGCAATGGCATCACCGCCCACCTGGCGATGGTGGTGCTGGAGAAGCAGGCGGGGCTGCAGCTCAACCATATCCCCTACAAGGGCTCGCCCGCTGCCGTGACCGACGTCATGGGCGGCCAGGTGCCGATCATGTTCGACGCGCTGGCGGCCACCTTGCCGCAAGTCAAGACGGGCAAGCTGAAGCCACTGGCGATCTCCAGTCTCAAGCGCAATGCCCAGTTGCCGAACGTGCCCACCCTCGACGAGCAAGGCTTGAAGGGCTTCGACATCAGCTCGTGGGTCGGCTTCCTCGCACCTGCGGGCACGCCTGCAGCCACCATCGATGCGCTGAACGCCGCGATCCGGCGGGTGGCTGCCAACCCCGGCGTCCAGGAATCCATCCGTGCCACCGGCGGCGAGCTGGAGATCACGAGCCCGGCCGAGTTTGGCCGCTTCCTTCGGGCCGAGGT is drawn from Variovorax sp. PBS-H4 and contains these coding sequences:
- a CDS encoding Bug family tripartite tricarboxylate transporter substrate binding protein, with translation MKFAFATALAFTCIAAHGQGQAQGALPDKPLRIVVGYPAGQTVDIVARNFAAALGKEIGQPVIVDNRPGANGSLGAQEVKRSAPDGSTLLLGTLGQMAINPTLYKKLPYDTLKDFTPVSQVSTGALLLVATPTFAPNNLQELIAYAKARPGKVDFASGGNGITAHLAMVVLEKQAGLQLNHIPYKGSPAAVTDVMGGQVPIMFDALAATLPQVKTGKLKPLAISSLKRNAQLPNVPTLDEQGLKGFDISSWVGFLAPAGTPAATIDALNAAIRRVAANPGVQESIRATGGELEITSPAEFGRFLRAEVKKWGAAVVDSGVQID